A single region of the Brassica rapa cultivar Chiifu-401-42 chromosome A03, CAAS_Brap_v3.01, whole genome shotgun sequence genome encodes:
- the LOC117132790 gene encoding uncharacterized protein LOC117132790 — protein MGPTVDALKAFCWKIRCPPKIKHFLWQLVSGCVAVKKNLKARGMQGEICCARCGAEEESINHVFFECPPALQVWALSKIPTNPVIFPTSSLFTNMDHLFWRVVPQMEDHQFAWILWYIWKGRNNKVFSNLDMDPKDTLKLAETESILWAEAQVLNEQKMGTQIQVTSLPSISGRWCFTDGSWKEGDIFSGQGWFSTLEGFEGLMGARNVRASLTPLHAEMEALLWAMECMRNLRQFQVTFATDYSQLVKMVSAPEEWPAFASYLEDIKSLKESFIRSEIIHVPRTQNTKADNLARSVRTQTSFVVHMDQHLPVWFTGSI, from the coding sequence ATGGGACCAACAGTTGATGCTCTGAAGGCTTTTTGTTGGAAAATCCGGTGTccaccaaaaataaaacatttcctTTGGCAATTGGTATCAGGGTGTGTAGCAGTTAAGAAGAATCTGAAGGCGCGAGGGATGCAAGGTGAGATTTGTTGTGCAAGATGTGGAGCGGAGGAGGAGTCGATTAACCATGTATTTTtcgaatgtcctccagcacttCAGGTTTGGGCTCTTTCAAAGATACCAACAAATCCAGTCATTTTCCCAACGAGTTCTCTTTTTACgaatatggatcatcttttttggaggGTTGTTCCAcagatggaggatcatcagtttgcttggatactatggtatatttggaaaggaaGAAACAATAAGGTTTTTAGCAATTTGGATATGGATCCTAAGGATACTCTAAAACTGGCAGAAACGGAATCTATACTCTGGGCAGAGGCACAAGTTTTGAATGAACAGAAAATGGGAACTCAGATACAGGTTACGTCCCTTCCGTCAATTTCCGGAcgatggtgttttacagatggATCATGGAAAGAGGGTGATATTTTCTCTGGTCAGGGTTGGTTCAGTACATTAGAAGGATTTGAGGGGTTGATGGGAGCAAGGAATGTACGGGCCTCTCTAACACCATTACATGCAGAGATGGAAGCGCTACTATGGGCTATGGAATGTATGAGAAACTTACgacaatttcaggttacgtttgcaacggattattctcaattggtgaagatggtttcagcaccagaagaatggcctgcttttgcaagttatttggaagatatcaagagtCTGAAAGAGAGTTTCATACGATCAGAGATTATTCATGTGCCAAGAACGCAAAATACAAAGGCGGATAACCTAGCACGCAGTGTCAGGACACAaacgtctttcgtcgttcacatggatcaacatCTCCCAGTGTGGTTTACagggtcaatatga